A single Pseudomonas brassicacearum DNA region contains:
- a CDS encoding MDR family MFS transporter, which yields MPAGSVVTQFNTLQAPKPAIRSVLVALMLAIFLGALDQTIVAVSMPAISAQFADVSLLAWVISGYMVAMTVAVPIYGKLGDLYGRRPLMLFGMGLFTLASLFCGLAQNMEQLVLARILQGIGAGGMISVSQAIIGDIIAPRERGRYQGYFSSMYAVASVAGPVLGGYMTEYLSWRWVFWINLPLGLAAWWVARRSLVGLPVPQRTPIIDYLGTVLLIIGLTTLLLGVTQVGQGHAWHSREVLGLLGCAGAALGMFAWHERRAREPLLPMHLFANRDAVLCWCTVFFTSFQAISLTVLVPLRFQSVTGAGADSAALHLLPLAMGLPIGAYFAGRRTSVTGRYKPMILSGALLFPFAILGMAFTPPAAFWLSSLFMLLSGIASGMQFPTSLVGSQNSVHQQDIGVATSTTNLFRSLGGAVGVALMSALLLALLQDSSFARLASSSLIGEGHSGSVLLDGLNAAPGETQNALRQELQATFRHLLLISAAVSLLGLAAALAMPNRLLRGRDEKAR from the coding sequence ATGCCCGCAGGTTCTGTCGTGACTCAGTTCAACACGCTCCAAGCCCCAAAACCGGCCATCCGCAGCGTGCTGGTGGCCCTGATGCTGGCGATTTTCCTGGGTGCGCTGGACCAGACCATCGTCGCCGTCTCGATGCCGGCCATCTCCGCACAATTTGCCGACGTCAGCCTGCTGGCCTGGGTGATTTCCGGCTACATGGTCGCCATGACCGTAGCGGTGCCGATCTACGGCAAGCTCGGTGACCTCTACGGTCGCCGGCCGCTGATGCTGTTCGGCATGGGCCTGTTCACCCTGGCCTCGCTGTTTTGTGGCCTGGCACAAAACATGGAGCAACTGGTGCTGGCGCGGATTCTCCAGGGCATCGGCGCCGGCGGGATGATTTCGGTGAGCCAGGCGATCATCGGCGACATCATCGCGCCCCGTGAACGCGGTCGCTACCAGGGTTATTTCAGCAGCATGTACGCGGTGGCCAGCGTGGCCGGGCCGGTGCTCGGCGGCTACATGACCGAGTACCTGTCATGGCGCTGGGTGTTCTGGATCAACCTGCCGCTGGGCCTGGCGGCCTGGTGGGTGGCCCGACGCAGCCTGGTCGGGCTGCCGGTGCCGCAACGCACGCCGATCATCGATTACCTGGGCACCGTGTTGCTGATCATCGGCCTGACGACGCTGCTGCTGGGGGTCACCCAGGTCGGCCAGGGCCATGCCTGGCACAGCCGTGAAGTGCTGGGATTGCTGGGTTGCGCAGGAGCAGCGCTGGGGATGTTCGCCTGGCACGAGCGCCGGGCGCGGGAGCCATTGCTACCGATGCACCTGTTCGCCAACCGCGACGCGGTGCTGTGTTGGTGCACGGTGTTCTTCACCAGCTTCCAGGCGATTTCCCTGACGGTGCTGGTACCGTTGCGCTTCCAGAGCGTGACCGGCGCGGGCGCCGATAGCGCGGCGTTGCACTTGTTGCCGCTGGCGATGGGGTTGCCGATCGGCGCGTATTTCGCCGGGCGCCGGACTTCAGTCACGGGGCGCTACAAGCCGATGATCCTGAGCGGTGCCCTGCTCTTCCCGTTCGCCATCCTCGGCATGGCCTTCACTCCACCCGCCGCGTTCTGGCTCAGCAGCCTGTTCATGCTGCTCAGCGGCATCGCCTCCGGCATGCAGTTCCCCACCTCGCTTGTGGGATCGCAAAACTCCGTACACCAACAGGACATCGGCGTCGCCACCAGCACCACCAACCTGTTCCGCTCCCTCGGCGGCGCGGTGGGCGTGGCACTGATGTCAGCGTTGCTGCTGGCCTTGCTGCAGGATTCAAGTTTCGCCCGACTCGCCAGCTCATCGCTGATCGGTGAAGGGCACTCCGGCAGCGTCTTGCTGGACGGCCTGAACGCCGCCCCGGGCGAGACGCAGAATGCCTTGCGCCAGGAATTGCAGGCGACATTCCGGCATTTGCTGTTGATCAGCGCGGCGGTGTCGCTGCTGGGGTTGGCCGCGGCGCTGGCGATGCCCAATCGCTTGCTGCGTGGGCGGGATGAGAAGGCTCGGTAG
- the pobA gene encoding 4-hydroxybenzoate 3-monooxygenase produces MKTLKTQVAIIGAGPSGLLLGQLLHNAGIDTVILERQTPEYVLSRIRAGVLEQGMVELLRQAGVGQRMDAEGLPHDGFELVLNDRRVHIDLKGLTGGKNVMVYGQTEVTRDLMAARQAAGARTLYLASNAQPHDMQTEQPFVTFEHQGETWRLDCDYIAGCDGFHGVARQSIPAEKLKVFERVYPFGWLGVLADTPPVHEELVYARHARGFALCSMRSKTRTRYYLQVPAEEQVADWPDERFWDELKNRLPADLAEALVTGPSIEKSIAPLRSFVVEPMQYGRMFLVGDAAHIVPPTGAKGLNLAASDVSTLFNILLKVYRDGRVDLLEKYSAICLRRVWKAERFSWWMTSMLHRFDDDAFNQRISEAELEYFVDSEAGRKTIAENYVGLPYEAIE; encoded by the coding sequence ATGAAAACCCTCAAGACCCAAGTCGCCATTATCGGTGCAGGCCCCTCTGGCCTGCTGCTCGGCCAGTTGCTGCACAACGCCGGGATCGACACTGTCATCCTCGAACGCCAGACCCCGGAATACGTCCTGAGCCGCATCCGCGCCGGAGTGCTGGAGCAAGGCATGGTCGAACTGCTGCGCCAGGCCGGGGTTGGCCAGCGCATGGACGCCGAAGGCCTGCCCCATGACGGCTTTGAGCTGGTGCTCAATGATCGGCGGGTGCACATCGACCTCAAGGGCCTGACCGGTGGTAAAAACGTCATGGTCTACGGCCAGACCGAAGTGACCCGGGACCTGATGGCCGCCCGCCAAGCCGCCGGCGCCCGGACGCTGTACCTGGCCAGCAATGCCCAACCCCACGACATGCAAACCGAGCAGCCCTTCGTGACCTTCGAGCACCAGGGGGAAACCTGGCGCCTGGACTGCGACTACATTGCCGGTTGCGACGGTTTCCATGGCGTGGCGCGACAGTCCATTCCTGCGGAAAAACTCAAGGTCTTCGAACGGGTCTACCCGTTTGGCTGGCTCGGCGTGCTCGCCGACACCCCGCCGGTTCACGAAGAACTGGTCTACGCTCGCCACGCGCGCGGTTTTGCCTTGTGCAGCATGCGCTCCAAGACCCGCACCCGTTATTACCTGCAAGTGCCCGCCGAGGAACAAGTCGCCGACTGGCCGGACGAGCGTTTCTGGGATGAACTGAAAAACCGCCTGCCCGCCGACCTGGCCGAAGCCCTGGTGACCGGCCCGTCCATCGAGAAAAGCATCGCCCCGCTGCGCAGCTTCGTGGTCGAGCCGATGCAGTATGGGCGGATGTTCCTGGTGGGCGATGCGGCCCATATCGTCCCGCCCACTGGCGCCAAGGGTCTTAACCTGGCGGCCAGCGATGTCAGCACGCTGTTCAACATCCTGCTCAAGGTCTATCGCGACGGCCGTGTGGATTTGCTGGAAAAGTATTCGGCCATCTGCCTGCGGCGCGTCTGGAAAGCCGAGCGCTTCTCCTGGTGGATGACCTCGATGCTGCACCGCTTCGACGACGATGCCTTCAACCAGCGCATCAGCGAAGCCGAGCTGGAATATTTCGTCGACTCCGAGGCCGGTCGCAAGACCATCGCGGAAAATTACGTCGGACTTCCTTACGAGGCTATCGAATAG
- a CDS encoding helix-turn-helix domain-containing protein has translation MKKPDLPSIPVFKLYGESQEWPTPDLLHCETISKRSREHQWEIKPHRHADLCQLLFVFKGQAELEIEGRRTLLTEPAVQILPPLSVHGFRFSEDVEGYVVTLAAPLVTHLQAQLGHSVNVLAQAESYPALENAEYLNSLFSALQNEYVGHQPAREMLMHALVSVIMVWVSRQVMQRHTQAQRPQRAREYLNGFIQLVEETYREHVKVEDLAHRLGISVSHLNGTCRELAGQPALQIMHERQLLEAKRLLTYTGMTIYEISEMLGFSDPTNFTRLFRRRVGISPKAFRDRLKTDQQDD, from the coding sequence ATGAAAAAACCCGACCTGCCTTCGATTCCGGTGTTCAAGCTCTACGGCGAGAGCCAGGAATGGCCAACACCGGACCTGTTGCACTGCGAGACCATTTCCAAGCGCAGCCGCGAGCATCAGTGGGAAATCAAACCCCACCGGCATGCCGATCTGTGCCAGTTGCTGTTTGTGTTCAAGGGCCAGGCGGAATTGGAAATCGAAGGCCGACGCACGCTACTCACCGAGCCGGCCGTGCAGATCCTGCCGCCGCTGTCGGTCCATGGCTTTCGTTTTTCCGAGGATGTGGAAGGTTACGTGGTGACTCTGGCGGCGCCGCTGGTTACGCACCTGCAAGCGCAACTGGGGCATTCGGTCAACGTCCTGGCCCAGGCCGAAAGCTACCCCGCCCTTGAGAATGCCGAGTACCTCAATAGCCTGTTCAGCGCCTTGCAGAATGAGTACGTGGGGCATCAACCAGCCCGGGAAATGCTGATGCATGCGCTGGTCAGCGTGATCATGGTCTGGGTCAGCCGCCAGGTGATGCAGCGCCATACCCAGGCCCAGCGCCCGCAACGGGCCCGGGAATACCTCAACGGCTTCATTCAGTTGGTGGAAGAAACCTATCGCGAGCACGTCAAGGTCGAGGACCTGGCCCACCGCCTGGGCATTTCCGTGTCGCACCTCAACGGCACCTGTCGGGAACTGGCCGGGCAACCGGCGTTGCAGATCATGCATGAGCGCCAGTTGCTGGAAGCCAAGCGCCTGCTGACCTACACCGGCATGACCATCTACGAGATTTCCGAAATGCTCGGGTTTTCCGACCCGACCAACTTCACCCGGCTGTTCCGCCGGCGTGTCGGCATTTCACCCAAGGCGTTCCGGGACCGGCTCAAGACCGATCAGCAGGACGACTGA
- a CDS encoding DUF5064 family protein, protein MAKFEPGHLHMERHALNKEDFSYNLCIDYKVDQDGKEGTGMSFRVHGTVEEKPLDETFFLAKDQAFDFARHATRIAQKYGLPKTASIGSMHKYYDEMFEDVRKQLDVKPGDPMKPEHLA, encoded by the coding sequence ATGGCCAAATTCGAACCCGGGCACCTGCACATGGAGCGCCACGCGCTGAACAAGGAAGATTTCAGCTACAACCTGTGCATCGACTACAAGGTCGACCAGGACGGCAAGGAAGGCACGGGCATGTCGTTCCGGGTGCATGGCACCGTCGAAGAAAAGCCCCTGGACGAGACGTTCTTCCTGGCCAAGGACCAGGCCTTCGACTTCGCCCGCCATGCCACGCGCATCGCCCAGAAATATGGCTTGCCCAAGACCGCCAGCATCGGCTCGATGCACAAGTACTACGATGAAATGTTCGAAGACGTGCGCAAGCAACTGGACGTCAAGCCGGGGGACCCGATGAAGCCGGAACACCTGGCATAA
- a CDS encoding CoA transferase, with product MSDLLTSMQTALGLPTTPITFTGDGALPSAFAVTELASASIAVAGQAIAELIQQQTGRLPPVEVDRRLASFWFSTSLRPIGWSVPPMWDPVAGDYASADGWIRLHTNAPHHRLAAEKVLGTCTDRSDMAARVARWNKAELEQAVVDAGGCAAEMRSWQAWQAHPQGLAVNAEPLVHLSQTTAEQRKPWLGSVTQPLAGLKVLDLTRVLAGPVASRFLAGLGADVLRIDPPTWNEPGVVPEVTLGKRCARLDLHRAEDRAAFEALLQDTDILLHGYRADALEHLGYGAEQRRQMAPGLIDVSLNAYGWSGPWQNRRGFDSLVQMSSGIAEAGMGCKRTDKPTPLPVQALDHGTGYLLAASALVLLSRRLASGHGGSARLSLARTAKLLIERGAGDPSPLRAEAEDDQGLVVEQTPWGPAHRLHVPLKITGTPLQWTLPAAELGAHRARW from the coding sequence ATGTCAGATCTGCTCACGTCCATGCAAACCGCGCTCGGCTTGCCCACGACCCCGATCACCTTCACCGGCGACGGTGCCCTGCCCTCGGCCTTCGCCGTCACGGAGTTGGCCAGCGCCAGCATCGCCGTGGCCGGCCAGGCGATCGCCGAACTCATCCAGCAACAAACCGGTCGCCTGCCGCCTGTCGAGGTCGACCGACGCCTGGCGTCGTTCTGGTTCTCCACCTCCCTGCGCCCTATCGGCTGGAGCGTGCCGCCGATGTGGGACCCGGTGGCCGGCGACTACGCCAGCGCCGACGGCTGGATTCGCCTGCACACCAACGCACCGCATCATCGCCTGGCAGCGGAAAAAGTCCTCGGCACCTGCACCGACCGCTCCGACATGGCGGCCAGGGTGGCCCGATGGAACAAGGCCGAGCTGGAGCAGGCCGTGGTCGACGCAGGCGGTTGCGCCGCCGAGATGCGCTCGTGGCAAGCGTGGCAGGCCCACCCCCAAGGCCTGGCGGTGAATGCCGAGCCGCTGGTGCACCTGAGTCAAACGACTGCAGAGCAGCGCAAACCCTGGCTCGGCTCCGTGACCCAGCCATTGGCGGGCCTCAAGGTGCTGGACCTGACCCGCGTACTGGCCGGCCCGGTCGCCAGCCGCTTTCTCGCCGGCCTGGGGGCCGACGTGCTGCGTATCGACCCACCCACCTGGAACGAACCCGGCGTGGTGCCGGAAGTCACCCTGGGCAAACGCTGCGCCCGCCTCGACCTGCATCGGGCCGAAGATCGCGCCGCGTTCGAGGCGCTGCTCCAGGACACCGACATCCTCCTGCACGGCTACCGTGCCGACGCCCTGGAACACCTGGGCTACGGCGCCGAGCAGCGCCGGCAGATGGCCCCGGGCCTGATCGACGTCAGCCTCAATGCCTACGGCTGGAGCGGCCCGTGGCAGAACCGGCGCGGCTTCGACAGCCTGGTGCAGATGAGCAGCGGCATTGCCGAAGCCGGCATGGGCTGCAAACGCACCGACAAACCGACACCGCTGCCGGTGCAAGCGCTGGATCACGGCACCGGCTACCTGCTGGCGGCCAGCGCCCTGGTGTTGTTGTCCCGACGCCTGGCAAGCGGTCACGGCGGCTCGGCACGCTTGTCACTGGCACGTACGGCGAAGCTATTGATCGAACGTGGCGCCGGGGACCCGAGCCCATTGCGAGCCGAGGCTGAGGATGATCAGGGACTGGTGGTCGAACAGACGCCGTGGGGACCGGCCCATCGCCTGCATGTACCCTTGAAAATCACCGGGACGCCGCTGCAATGGACCTTGCCGGCGGCGGAACTGGGCGCGCATCGGGCACGGTGGTGA
- a CDS encoding YbaN family protein: MNRPSKLTQLLFALLAYTSLGIGLVAIVVPGLPTTEFILLAAWAATRSSPRLSAWLENHRLFGPMLHNWRNGKVIRRRAKVGATASMLLCAGLMLVLLDHSWPVYLALAGMGLGNLWIWSRPEQVQGACSRWNAQRPPTDF, encoded by the coding sequence ATGAACCGCCCCTCAAAACTCACCCAACTGCTCTTCGCCCTGCTCGCCTACACCAGCCTGGGCATCGGCCTGGTCGCCATCGTCGTGCCCGGCCTGCCGACCACTGAGTTCATCCTGCTGGCCGCCTGGGCCGCGACCCGCAGTTCGCCGCGCCTGAGCGCCTGGTTGGAGAACCATCGACTGTTCGGCCCGATGCTGCACAACTGGCGCAACGGCAAAGTTATCCGGCGCCGGGCCAAGGTCGGTGCCACCGCCAGCATGCTGCTCTGCGCAGGCTTGATGCTGGTGCTGCTCGACCACAGCTGGCCGGTTTACCTGGCGCTCGCGGGCATGGGCCTGGGCAACCTGTGGATCTGGTCGCGCCCGGAACAGGTGCAAGGTGCTTGCTCCCGCTGGAACGCGCAGCGGCCCCCAACGGATTTTTGA
- a CDS encoding biliverdin-producing heme oxygenase, which yields MTTQRPASRSQRLNQITHEPHSKLDALVKAHAPFETPASFARFVVAQYLFQSELVALYNDAELSNLIPDLPARCRAEAAKADLADLDTEVPAPVAGAVKNPTQAEALGWLFVSEGSKLGAAFLIKRAVGLGLSETFGARHLAEPAGGRAEGWKTFTRTLDGLAFTEQQEAEADQGALDAFNRFTVLLEQAYAAELA from the coding sequence ATGACCACACAACGCCCCGCTTCACGCTCCCAACGCCTGAACCAGATCACCCACGAGCCCCATAGCAAGCTCGACGCGCTGGTCAAGGCCCACGCCCCGTTCGAAACCCCGGCCAGCTTTGCCCGTTTCGTCGTCGCCCAGTATCTGTTCCAGTCGGAACTGGTGGCGCTGTACAACGACGCCGAACTGTCCAACCTGATCCCCGACCTGCCGGCCCGGTGCCGGGCAGAAGCGGCCAAGGCGGACCTGGCCGACCTGGACACCGAAGTACCCGCGCCAGTGGCCGGTGCGGTGAAAAACCCGACCCAGGCTGAGGCCTTGGGCTGGCTGTTCGTCTCCGAGGGCTCCAAGCTCGGCGCCGCGTTCTTGATCAAGCGTGCCGTGGGCTTGGGACTGAGCGAAACCTTCGGCGCCCGGCACCTGGCAGAACCTGCCGGCGGGCGCGCCGAAGGCTGGAAAACCTTCACCCGCACCCTCGACGGCCTGGCCTTCACCGAACAACAGGAAGCCGAGGCAGACCAAGGCGCACTGGACGCCTTCAACCGCTTTACGGTGCTGCTGGAACAGGCCTATGCGGCCGAGTTGGCCTGA
- a CDS encoding TonB-dependent receptor, with protein sequence MSSRLTCRFLAPSCTLSLLTAALLMAGTAPLALAATTVPPPARNMGDYTFAIARQPLVSALNAFTAVTGWQVGMPAELAAGVASPGVNGSLSPEKALARLLVGTNLSYRKLGDNSIILEKRSAGSALELQQVTISATRQEQDITSVPSTVTVHDRQELDRNNINTLKDLVRYEPGVSVGGAGQRGGISGYNIRGIDGNRILTQVDGVEIPGGFFNGPYAKTQRNYVDPEIIKRVEILRGPASVLYGSNAIGGAVSYFTLDPDDIIKPGQDVGARLKTGYSSADESWLKSATVAGRSGPFDGLLHYSQRDGHETESYGSHNGTGLDRTSANPADVRANNVLAKLGWNYSDDGRLGLVYEKYKDDRDSDLKSAYGGPYANGQPAIPASVLPGGMYQWRTGNDTITRERFGLEHSFALDSLLADHMKWSLNHQVAKTDQSTAEFYFPITRQVLRTRETLYEEKQWVFDAQLDKAFSVADTDHALTYGTTLKQQKVTGSRSGNGVCLAVGVGCSAVGAISTRDVLAKVSDFPDPTINTYSLFAQDQIGWDRWTFTPGLRYDYTRLKPHLTEQFLNAVDPTGGGAVNDKNKTWHRVSPKFGVTYALSDEYTWYGQYAEGFRTPTAKALYGRFDNPDAGYSVEPNPDLEPEKSKSYETGLRGRFDSGSFDVAVFYNKYRDFINEDAITPGADQLTFQSNNIKHATIKGAEARGRLELEVFGAPKGLYTQGSVAYLYGRNNDTGEPLNSINPLTGVFGLGYDQDRYGTLLSWTLVKKKDRVDDSNFNSPDGVNSQFKTPGFGILDLSGFYKVTDDVTVSGGLYNLTDKKYWLWDDVRGYDSVGEAAVLNPANLDRLTAPGRNFGVNLIWDI encoded by the coding sequence ATGTCCTCTCGCCTTACTTGCCGGTTTCTTGCCCCCTCCTGCACGCTGTCACTGCTCACCGCCGCCCTCTTGATGGCCGGCACCGCGCCGCTCGCCCTGGCCGCCACCACCGTGCCCCCTCCTGCACGCAACATGGGCGACTACACCTTTGCCATTGCCCGACAGCCCCTGGTCTCGGCCCTGAATGCATTCACTGCGGTCACCGGCTGGCAAGTCGGGATGCCGGCGGAACTGGCCGCAGGCGTCGCATCGCCAGGGGTGAACGGCTCGCTGTCACCCGAAAAGGCCCTGGCGCGCCTGTTGGTGGGGACCAACCTGAGCTACCGCAAGCTGGGCGACAACAGCATCATCCTGGAAAAACGCAGTGCCGGCAGCGCGCTGGAGTTGCAACAGGTGACCATCAGCGCCACCCGCCAGGAACAGGACATCACCAGCGTGCCAAGCACGGTCACCGTCCACGACCGCCAGGAACTGGACCGCAACAACATCAATACCCTCAAGGACCTGGTGCGCTATGAGCCGGGCGTATCGGTGGGTGGCGCGGGCCAGCGCGGCGGTATCAGCGGCTACAACATCCGTGGCATCGACGGTAACCGGATCCTGACCCAGGTCGACGGCGTAGAGATCCCCGGCGGCTTCTTCAACGGCCCCTACGCCAAGACCCAGCGCAACTACGTCGACCCGGAAATCATCAAGCGCGTGGAAATCCTTCGCGGCCCGGCCTCGGTGCTGTACGGCAGCAATGCCATAGGCGGTGCCGTCAGCTACTTCACCCTCGATCCGGACGACATCATCAAGCCGGGCCAGGACGTTGGCGCCCGCCTGAAGACCGGCTACAGCTCCGCCGACGAGAGCTGGCTCAAGTCCGCCACGGTCGCCGGCCGCAGCGGGCCGTTCGACGGCCTGTTGCACTACAGCCAGCGCGACGGTCACGAAACCGAATCCTACGGCAGCCACAACGGCACCGGCCTGGACCGCACCTCCGCCAACCCCGCAGATGTGCGCGCCAACAACGTGCTGGCCAAGCTCGGCTGGAACTACAGCGATGACGGACGCCTTGGCCTGGTCTACGAAAAATACAAGGACGACCGCGACAGCGACCTGAAAAGCGCCTACGGCGGTCCCTACGCCAACGGCCAGCCGGCCATTCCCGCCTCTGTGCTGCCCGGCGGCATGTACCAGTGGCGCACTGGCAACGACACCATCACCCGCGAGCGTTTCGGCCTGGAGCACAGCTTCGCCCTGGACAGCCTGCTGGCCGATCACATGAAGTGGAGCCTGAATCACCAGGTCGCCAAGACCGACCAGAGCACCGCCGAATTCTACTTCCCCATCACCCGCCAGGTCCTGCGCACCCGGGAGACCCTCTACGAAGAGAAACAGTGGGTCTTCGACGCGCAACTGGACAAGGCCTTCAGCGTCGCCGACACCGATCACGCGCTGACGTACGGCACCACCCTCAAGCAGCAGAAAGTCACTGGCTCGCGCAGCGGCAATGGCGTGTGCCTGGCGGTTGGCGTCGGTTGCTCCGCCGTGGGCGCCATCAGCACCCGGGACGTGCTGGCAAAGGTCAGTGATTTCCCTGACCCGACCATCAACACCTACAGCCTGTTCGCCCAGGACCAGATCGGTTGGGACCGCTGGACCTTCACGCCGGGCCTGCGCTACGACTACACCCGGCTCAAACCGCATCTGACCGAGCAATTCCTCAACGCCGTGGACCCTACCGGCGGCGGTGCAGTCAACGACAAGAACAAGACCTGGCATCGCGTCTCGCCCAAGTTCGGCGTGACCTATGCCCTGAGCGATGAATACACCTGGTACGGCCAGTACGCCGAAGGCTTCCGCACCCCGACCGCCAAGGCCCTGTACGGTCGTTTCGACAACCCCGATGCCGGCTACAGCGTGGAACCCAACCCCGACCTGGAACCGGAAAAAAGCAAGAGCTACGAGACTGGCCTGCGTGGCCGTTTCGATTCCGGCTCGTTCGACGTGGCGGTGTTCTACAACAAGTACCGCGACTTCATCAACGAGGATGCCATCACCCCTGGCGCCGATCAGTTGACCTTCCAGAGCAACAACATCAAGCACGCCACCATCAAGGGCGCCGAGGCCAGGGGACGCCTGGAGCTGGAGGTGTTTGGCGCGCCAAAGGGCCTCTACACCCAAGGCTCGGTGGCCTACCTCTATGGTCGCAACAACGACACGGGCGAGCCGCTCAACAGCATCAATCCGCTGACCGGCGTATTCGGCCTGGGCTACGACCAGGACCGCTACGGCACTTTGCTCAGTTGGACCTTGGTCAAGAAAAAGGACCGCGTCGACGACAGCAACTTCAACTCGCCCGATGGCGTGAACAGCCAGTTCAAGACGCCGGGCTTCGGCATCCTCGACCTGAGCGGTTTCTACAAGGTGACCGACGACGTCACCGTCAGTGGCGGCCTCTACAACCTCACCGACAAGAAGTACTGGCTGTGGGACGACGTGCGCGGCTACGACAGCGTCGGCGAAGCGGCGGTGCTGAACCCTGCCAACCTCGATCGCCTGACGGCGCCAGGGCGTAACTTCGGGGTGAACCTGATCTGGGATATCTGA
- a CDS encoding FecR family protein, whose translation MTDNHRSAEPTATPETAHAMEQALDWLILLDNPSEEQTRQFHAWLAADPRHGEAFARAQAIWNGPQVMESARRLEATPKVTALSRLRAHWKPLATAAVLLLGLFNFSDLPLRLQADHLTVVGERQRLQLEDGSKVLLNTDSAFSSTFNEQRHVARLYKGEAFFEIPGNRNLPLEIDAGPVTASVSDTTFAVRYLDGVAQVQVQRGDVDLRATRNDTHVRLSAGESIRIGPNGFDRPARLDANTDLAWVQGRLVFENRPLSQVLAELQRYYPGWIINGNEQLANVAVTGNYRLDQPLDVVRSLAHITSAQLQEFPALVILN comes from the coding sequence GTGACGGACAATCACCGCTCTGCCGAGCCCACTGCGACGCCGGAAACCGCCCATGCGATGGAGCAAGCGCTGGACTGGCTGATCCTGCTGGACAACCCTAGCGAGGAACAGACACGGCAGTTCCACGCCTGGCTGGCGGCCGATCCACGCCACGGCGAGGCGTTCGCCCGGGCCCAGGCGATCTGGAACGGCCCGCAGGTGATGGAAAGCGCCCGCCGACTTGAAGCCACGCCCAAGGTCACCGCGCTGTCGCGCCTGCGTGCCCATTGGAAACCCCTGGCCACCGCCGCCGTGCTGTTGCTCGGCCTGTTCAACTTCAGCGACCTGCCCCTGCGCTTGCAGGCCGATCACCTGACCGTGGTCGGTGAGCGCCAGCGCCTGCAGTTGGAGGACGGCTCCAAGGTCCTGCTCAACACCGATTCGGCCTTCTCCAGCACGTTCAACGAACAGCGACATGTGGCCCGCCTGTACAAGGGCGAGGCGTTTTTCGAAATCCCGGGCAACCGCAACCTACCGCTGGAAATCGACGCCGGCCCGGTCACGGCCAGCGTCAGCGACACCACGTTCGCCGTGCGTTACCTCGACGGCGTGGCCCAGGTCCAGGTGCAGCGCGGTGACGTGGACCTGCGGGCCACTCGCAACGACACCCATGTGCGGCTGTCAGCCGGCGAAAGCATCCGCATCGGCCCCAACGGCTTCGACCGCCCGGCCCGGCTCGATGCCAACACGGACCTGGCCTGGGTCCAGGGTCGGCTGGTGTTCGAAAACCGCCCACTGAGCCAGGTACTGGCCGAGCTGCAACGCTACTACCCTGGCTGGATCATCAACGGTAACGAACAGTTGGCCAATGTTGCCGTGACCGGCAATTATCGCCTCGACCAACCGCTGGACGTGGTCCGTTCGCTGGCCCATATCACCTCGGCGCAGCTCCAGGAGTTCCCGGCGCTGGTGATCTTGAACTAA
- a CDS encoding RNA polymerase sigma factor — protein sequence MSQSRFHHVFLAQRTPLLRTLERMVSNPSTAEDLLQETYLRVTRALGERTVEHLEPFVFQTARNLARDHLRARRIQSRTLLDDIPSEVVHNVVAPQSSAEDAAHAQQLLERLNVSLQALSWRQQQIFILSRLHGHSYQQIAERLDVSLSTVQKELKLIMAICVGVAERSHGEQ from the coding sequence GTGAGTCAATCGCGCTTTCATCACGTTTTCCTCGCCCAGCGCACGCCGCTGCTGCGCACCCTCGAGCGCATGGTCAGCAACCCCAGTACCGCCGAAGACCTGCTTCAAGAAACCTACCTGCGCGTCACCCGCGCGCTGGGCGAACGCACGGTCGAGCACCTCGAACCCTTTGTCTTCCAGACCGCCCGCAACCTGGCGCGGGACCATCTGCGTGCCCGGCGTATTCAGTCGCGGACCTTGCTGGATGACATACCGTCGGAGGTCGTCCACAACGTCGTCGCCCCCCAGAGCAGTGCCGAGGACGCCGCCCATGCCCAACAACTGCTCGAGCGCCTGAACGTCAGCCTCCAGGCCCTGAGCTGGCGACAGCAGCAGATCTTCATCCTCAGCCGCCTGCATGGCCATAGTTACCAGCAAATCGCCGAACGCCTGGACGTGTCGCTGAGCACTGTGCAGAAGGAACTGAAACTGATCATGGCGATCTGTGTGGGTGTGGCTGAACGTAGCCACGGCGAGCAGTGA